CCTGGCAGTGGCGCCGGCCTGGCGCAGAGTGTGATGCTCGGACGCGGCCAGTACTACCTGGATTACCCGGAAGACATCCGCCTGTACGGCGCCAGCTTTTCCACCACCTTGCCCACCGGCACGGCCTGGACCGGGGAAATCAGCTACCGTCCCAACGCGCCCGTGCAACTCAACACCACCGACCTGACCCTGGCTCTGGTCAACCCGATTGCCGGTAACACCGTGTCACCCATCCGCAGCTCATTCGGTGCCGACAACACCGGCTACCGGCGCAAGGAAATCACCCAGTTCCAAACCACCATGACCCAGTTTTTCGACCAGGTACTGGGCGCCGAACGCCTGACCGTAGTGGGCGAGGCGGCCATCGTGCGAGTGGGCGGGCTGGAGAACAAAACCAAGCTGCGCTACGGCCGCGATTCGGTCTACGGCCAATACGGCTTTGGCGGTGACACCGACGGCTTCGTCACGGCGACTTCCTGGGGTTATCGCGCCAGGGCCATTCTCGATTACAACAACGTGATCGCCGGGATCAACCTCAAGCCCAACCTGTCCTGGTCCCATGACGTGAAGGGCTATGGCCCCAACGGTCTGTTCAACGAAGGTGCCAAGGCCCTCAGCGTCGGGGTCGATGCGGACTACCGCAATACCTACACCGCGAGCCTGAGCTACACCGACTTTTTTGGCGGTGACTACAACACCCTGACCGACCGTGACTTCCTCGCCCTCAGCTTTGGCGTGAACTTCTGATTCGGCTAAAAAAGAACAAGGACAATAACCATGCGTAAGATGATTTTGCAGTGCGGCGTACTGGCCCTCAGCCTGTTGGCCGCCAACGTGATGGCTGCTGTGTCAGCGGAAGAAGCCGCCAAGCTGGGGACCACCTTGACCCCGGTCGGCGCGGAAAAGGCCGGTAATGCCGATGGCTCGATCCCGGCCTGGACCGGCGGCATCCCGAAAAACGCTGGCGCCGTGGACAGCAAGGGCTTTTTGGCCGACCCGTTCGCCAATGAGAAACCGCTGTTCGTGATCACCGCCGCCACGGTCGACAAGTACAAGGACAAGCTGTCGGATGGCCAGGTGGCGATGTTCAAACGTTACCCCGAGACTTACAAAATCCCGGTCTACACCACCCACCGCACCGTCAACCTGCCCGACGATATCTACGAGTCGATCAAGCGCAGCGCGCTCAACGTCAAGTCGATCAACGACGGCAACGGCCTGGAGAACTTCACCGGCAACCGCTACTACGCCTTCCCGATTCCGAAGAATGGCGTCGAAGTGTTGTGGAACCACATCACCCGTTACCACGGCGGCAACCTGCGGCGCATCATCACCCAGGCCACACCGCAGACCAACGGCAGCTACACGCCGATTCGTTTCGAAGAAGAAGTGGCGGTGCCGCAACTGATCCCGGACATGGACCCGGCCAAGGGCGCCAACGTGCTGACCTTCTTCAAACAGTCGGTCACCGCACCCGCGCGCCTGGCGGGCAACGTGCTGCTGGTACACGAAACCCTCGACCAGGTGAAGGAACCGCGCCTGGCGTGGATCTACAACGCCGGCCAACGCCGCGTGCGCCGCGCACCGCAAGTGGCCTACGACGGGCCGGGCACTGCGTCCGACGGCCTGCGCACCTCGGATAACTTCGACATGTTCTCCGGTGCGCCAGATCGCTACGACTGGAAGCTGGTGGGCAAGAAGGAAATGTACATTCCCTACAACGCCTACAAGCTCGACTCGCCTTCGCTCAAGTACGACGACATCATCAAGGCCGGGCATATCAACCAAGACCTGACCCGCTACGAACTGCACCGGGTGTGGGAGGTGGTGGGCACCGTCAAGCCGAGCGAGCGGCACATCTACGCCAAGCGGCACATGTACATCGACGAAGACAGCTGGCAGGTGGCGCTGGTGGATCACTACGACGGTCGTGGCCAACTGTGGCGCGTTGCCGAAGGTCATGCGCAGTTCTACTACAACCACCAGACCCCGGCCTACACCGTCGAGACCCTGTACGACATCATCGCTGGCCGCTACATCGCCCTGGGCATGAAGAATGAGGAGAAGAGCAGCTTTGTGTTCGGCTTCAATGCCAAGGCGGCGGACTACACCCCCTCGGCCCTGCGCGCCTCGGGCGTACGCTGATCCAAGGATTGTAAATCCCATCATTGTGGGAGCTGCCTGCGATGGCGGAGTGTCAGGTAAATGAGTGCACCGACATCTGCACAACACTCAAACACCGACGAACTCCCCGTGGCGAGCGGGCTTGCCCCGCGTTGGGCTGCGAAGCAGCCCCAGTCAGCCGAATGCGGTGTATCAGACACTCCGTAGCGGCTGGTTTTGGGGCTGCTTTGCAGCCCAGCGCGGGGCAAGCCCGCTCGCCACAGCCACAGTCACAGCCACAGCCACTGCAGCTCTATCTGCTTGGATTTATGCGTTGCGGCAAAATTGTGTAGATACCGATGGCCATTGCAGGCAAGCCAGTTCCCACCTTTGATCGTGCCGGGCTTGTTTTGAAGCCCGGCTTTTTTATGTCCGGCAATCAGCCCGCTGAATACTTCTTCAACAACGCCCATCGAGGGGACTACGGTAGGCCGCACGCCGCATAAAAATAAAAAAGGGACGCTGTAATGACCGCCATGACCCGTCGCCTGGATCGTCCTGGATTCATGCCACGTTTGTCTTCCCACCATTTGCTGCGCCCACGCCTGGCCGAGCCGTTGTTGGGGGCCGAGGCGCGGGTCAGGTTGCTGTGTGCGCCGGCCGGCAGTGGCAAGAGTGCCTTGTTGGCCGAATGCGCCCAGCAGGCACCGTCGAGTTGCCAGGTGTATTGGTTGCCGCTCAATGGCACGGCATTGGATCCCCAGGCTTTGTGCCAGCGCCTGGCACAAAGCCTGGGCCTGGCGTTTGTCGATGAAGCCAGCTTGCTGCTGGATTTGAGCCGCTGGCAAGCGCCGGCCTGGCTATTTCTCGATGACTATTGCCGGGTAGCGGCGCCCGCATTGGATGCCTTGCTCGATCGGCTACTGGCGTCCAGTAGCCCGGCCTTGATCTGGTGGCTGGGTGCGCGGCGTCGGCCGGCGTGCAATTGGCCGAGGCTGTTGCTCGATGATGAGTTGTGGGAATGCGGCGGCAGCGAGTTAGCGTTCGATCAGCGCGAGGTCCAGCAACTGCTCGATCATCACGCCGCTGCCGGGCAGTGCGCCGACAAAGTCCTGCAATTTTCTGCGGGCTGGTGCGCAGGCGTGCGTATCGCCCTGCTCGAAGGCGACAACCATCCCGACAGCGGCGCCTGGCATGGGCGTTCGCAAACCTTGCTCGATTATCTGCAACACGAGCTGTTCAGCACCCTGCCTGAAGAATTGGAGGAAGCCTGGCGGGTTCTGGCGCATCTGCCGCGTTTCAACTCGGGATTGTGCGAGCACCTGTTCGGGTTTGGCGATGGCGCCGACTACCTGCGCGACCTTCAGGCCCTGGGTGCGTTTATCGAGCCCTGGGAAGACTCGCCAGACTGGCTGCAGGTCTTCCCGCCCCTGGCCCAGTTGCTGCGCGACGAACCCTGGCCGGCCCGGCGCTCCTGGCATCGGCGCGCCTGCCAATGGTTTACCGCTGCCCAGGATTGGCAGGCGGCGTTTGAGCAGGCGCTGTTGGCTGAGGAATACGAAGTGGCGGTCAGCCTGTTGGAGCACTTCAGCTTTGAAGACTTGTTCCGCCAGCAAAACGCCGTGCTGTTATTGCGTCTGCATGAGCAACATGGCGACGAACTGATGCTCGGTTCGGCGCAACTGGTGGGGCTGGTCACCGCCGCGTTGCTGTTTGCCGGGCGTTTCGACCAGGCCGCACAATGTATCGACCAACTGGCACGCTTCACCCCGCAACCCACAGCCGCCCTGCAACGGCATCTGCTGGCGCGCTGGCAGGCGCAGTGGGGTTGGTTGTTGCATCTTGGGGGGGACGCGGTACCTGCGCGCGAGCATTTTCTGGAGGCGTTGAATGATTTGCCGGAGAGTGCCTGGACGTCGCGGTTAATGTGTTTGTCGGGGCTGACCCAGCAAGCGTTGCTGCGCGGCGAACTGGACGTGGCCCAGGCCCTCAACCGTGAGGCGTTGTGCCTGGCGCGGGCCAATGGGTCGTTGCTGTTGGAGGCGGTGCTGGAACTTGACCATGCGCAACTGCTGGAACAGCGAGGCGCACCTTACCGGGCCCAGAGCCTGTTGGAAGGCGTGCAGGCGATGCTGGTGCAGCAGCGCCTCAAGGCCGGGCCATTGATGGGCCGGATAGCCTTGCGCCGTGGCCACCTGGCCTTGCGCCAGGGGCATGATGCGTTGGCCACCGAGTGCCTCGAAGCGGGCATGGGCATGTGCCTGCACAGCCAGGACAAGCGTGTGCTCTATGGTTTCCTCGGGATGGCGATGCTGGCGGCCAATCGTGGCGATTATGCCCAGGCGTTTATCCAGCTGCGTGACGCCGAACGCCTGATGCAACGCCGGCATGTGCCCGACACGGTGTACCGGGCGGTATTGCTGTTGCTCAGCGGGCACTTCTGGTTACAGCAGGGGCGGGCCGAGCTGACCCAGGAAGCGGTCAGCCGGGTGCTGCGCCACTATCACGGCCCCCAGGCCAAACAGGCACCGCCGGCGACCCTGGAACTGATCCCCCGGCTGGAATACCTGCTGGTGCTGGCCCAAGTCAAACTGCGCCAGGCCGAGCAGCCTATCCAGCGACTCACCGCCTTGCTCGACACCGCCCGCGAGCGCGGCATGCAATGCCTGGAGGTGGAGTTGCACCTGGTATTGGGCGAGGTGGCCTGGCAACTGGGCGAGCGAGCGCAGGCGGTGCGCTCGCTGCAAACCGGGCTGGCCCTGGCGGCACGCTGCCAGGTGCAGCAAGCCGTGCGTGAACTGCGCCTGCGCCAGCCGGGGTTGCTCTGTGAGTTGGGGCTTGAACCTCAAGAGGCGGTGGCGGCACCGGGGGAAAACCCGCTGAGCCAACGGGAATTGGAGGTGCTGCAGCTGATTGCGCTGGGCAACTCCAACCTGGAAATTGCCGATCTGTTGTTTATCTCGCTGCACACCGTAAAGACCCATGCCCGGCGGATCCACAGCAAGCTGGGGGTGGAGCGCCGCACCCAGGCGGTGGCCAAGGCCAAGACCCTGGGCCTGATGGCCTGATTTTCAAGCAACGCAGCTCCCACATTTACCCGCGTGCGTGCAGTCAGGGCTGATACCCCATCCGCCAGCTCACCGCCTGGCTCGCTGCAAGTAATTGCCTGGCCGCGGGCCCATCTTCATCGGCATGGAACAACGAGGTTGGCCCCACCACGGTCATTACCGCCACCACCTGCCCCAGCGCGTTGAAGACCGGCGCCGACAGCGCATCGACCCCCGGCATCAGCAAACCATGCACAAAATGCAGGCCACGCTGGCGAATCTGTTCACAGGCCTGCCTATACGCCTGGTCGTCCGCCAGCGCATGGGCGGTACCGGCCTGGACCTCCTGTGCGCGCAGATCCACGGTTTCCCGCTCCGGCAAAAAGGCACTGAACACCAGCCCGGTTGAGGAACTGAGCAGCGGCAACACCGACCCCAGTTGCGTCACCACCGTGACCGCGCGTACGGCCGGTTCGATATGCACCACGGTCGCGCCGTGGTTGCCCCATACCGCGAGAAAGCAGGTTTCATTCAACTCATCGCGCAGTTGCGCCAGGGGCAGGGTGGCGACTTTCAGCACATCCATGCTGCCCAGCGCCGCCAGCCCCACGCGCAGGGCCTCGCGACCCAGGCCGTAATGGTTGGTGGCGGTGTTCTGCTCGGCAAAACCCGAGGCAATCAGGGCCTGCAAGTAGCGGTGGACCTTGCTGGCGGGCATCTGCACATGTTCGGCCAGGCGCGACAGGGAGGTGGCCGGCGACAGTTCGGCCAGGGCCTTGAGGATGTCGGTGCCGACTTCGGCCGAGCGGACTTTCTGTTTACCGGTGTCGCGGGGAGCGGGCGGCTTTTCCATGGAGAACGTGTGTCCCAAAGACGAATGGCGGTCTTTATAGCTTGACGGTCGATACGGAGCAAATTACGTTATGCGTAACTGGATTACGATAAAAACAACTTCCTTACTGAGGACGATCCATGACCCTCGATTATCAATCGGGCTTTGGCAATGAATTCGCCAGCGAAGCCTTGCCCGGTGCACTGCCGGTCGGCCAGAACTCCCCGCAAAAAGCGCCCTACGGGCTGTACACCGAGCTGTTCTCCGGTACCGCCTTCACTATGGTGCGCAGCGAAGCCCGGCGCACGTGGATGTATCGCATCCAGCCGTCGGCCAATCACCCGGCATTCATCAAGCTGGAACGGCAACTGGCCGGTGGCCCGCTGGGTGAGGTCACGCCCAACCGCCTGCGCTGGAACCCGCTGGATGTTCCCGCAGAACCCACCGACTTTATCGATGGGCTGGTGGCCATGGTGGCCAACGCCGTCGCCGAAAGGCCCTCAGGCATCAGCATCTATCACTACTGCGCCAACCGCTCCATGGAGCGCGTGTTCTTTAACGCCGACGGCGAACTGTTGATCGTTCCCGAGCAAGGCCGCCTGCGCATCGCCACCGAGTTGGGCGTGCTGGAGGTCGAGCCGCTGGAAATTGTCGTGTTGCCTCGGGGCCTGAAATTTCGCATCGAGCTGCTGGATGCCCAGGCTCGCGGTTACGTCGCCGAAAACCATGGTGCACCGTTGCGCCTGCCGGACCTGGGGCCGATTGGCAGCAATGGCCTGGCCAACCCCCGGGACTTCCTGACCCCGGTCGCCCACTACGAAGACCTTTCCCAACCCACGCCCCTGGTGCAGAAATTCCTCGGCGAGCTGTGGGGCTGCACCCTGGATCATTCGCCGCTGAACGTGGTGGCCTGGCACGGCAACAACGTGCCGTACAAATACGACCTGCGACGCTTCAACACCATCGGTACGGTGAGTTTCGATCACCCGGACCCGTCGATCTTTACTGTGTTGACCTCGCCCACCAGCGTCCACGGCCTGGCCAACCTCGACTTCGTGATCTTCCCGCCGCGCTGGATGGTGGCCGAGAACACCTTCCGGCCACCGTGGTTCCACCGCAACCTGATGAACGAATACATGGGCCTGATCCAGGGCGCCTACGATGCCAAGGCCGAAGGCTTCCTGCCGGGCGGCGCGTCGCTGCACAGTTGCATGAGCGCCCATGGTCCGGATGGCGAGACCTGCACCAAGGCCATCGCCGTAGACCTGGCGCCGCACAAGATCGATAACACCATGGCCTTCATGTTCGAGACCAGCCAGGTGCTGCGCCCGACCCGGTTCGCCCTGGACTGCCCGCAACTGCAAAACACTTACGACGCTTGCTGGGCCACGTTGCCGGCAACCTTCAACCCGAATCGGAGATAAACCATGACTCAGTCCACTCTCACCCGTAGTTGGGTGGCCTCGGCCAACGGTCACACGGATTTCCCCCTGCAGAACCTGCCCCTGGGCATCTTCAGCCTCAACGGTTCGGCGCCGCGCAGTGGCGTGGCGATTGGCGAGCATATTTTTGATCTGCAGGCCGCCCGTGAGCTGTTTGACGGTGACGCGCGCCGCGCCATCGACGCCATGGCAGGCGGCCAATTGAACGCCTTCTTCGAACTGGGCCGTGGCCCACGGGTTGCCCTGCGCGAACGCCTGCTGGAACTGCTGGCCGAGGGCAGCGAACAGCAGGCCAAGCTGCAAGCCCTGGGCGCCCAGGTGTTGCCGCTGGCCGCCGATTGCCAGATGCACCTGCCGGCAAAAATCAACGACTACACCGACTTCTACGTCGGCATCGAGCACGCGCAGAACGTCGGCAAACTGTTCCGCCCCGACAACCCCTTGCTGCCCAACTACAAGTACGTGCCGATCGGTTATCACGGCCGCGCCTCGACCATCCGTACCTCCGGCACCGACGTACGCCGGCCTAAGGGCCAGACCCTGCCAGCCGGCCAGACCGAACCGACTTTCGGCCCCTGCGCACGCCTGGACTATGAATTGGAACTGGGCATCTGGATCGGCCAGGGCAACGCCATGGGCGACTCGATTGCCATTGGCGACGCCGCCGAGCATATCGCCGGCTTCTGCCTGCTCAACGACTGGTCAGCGCGGGATATCCAGGCCTGGGAATACCAGCCGCTGGGGCCGTTCCTGTCCAAAAGCTTTATCACCAGCATCTCGCCGTGGGTGGTCACCGCCGAAGCCCTGGAACCGTTCCGCAAGGCCCAGCCCGCACGCCCGGGCGGTGACCCGCAGCCGCTGCCGTACCTGCTGGACACCCGTGACCAGGCCGCTGGCGGCTTTGATATCGAACTGGAAGTGCTGCTCACCACGGCCGCGATGCGCGAGCAGAACCTGCCAGCCCATCGCCTGACCCTGAGTAACACCCAGCACATGTATTGGACCGTGGCGCAAATGGTCGCGCACCACAGTGTCAATGGCTGCCAATTGCAGGCAGGCGACCTGTTTGGTTCCGGCACCTTGTCGGGCCCTGAGGCCGGCCAGTTCGGCAGCCTGCTGGAAATCACCGAAGGCGGGAAAAAGCCCATCGAACTGGCCTCGGGCGAGGTGCGCAAATTCCTTGAAGACGGCGACGAAATCATCCTGCGTGCCCGCTGCCAGCGTGATGGATTTGCCTCCATCGGCTTTGGCGAATGCCGTGGCACCGTAGTCGCGGCGCGCTAAGAGGGCCGGGGCATGGAACTCTATACCTACTACCGTTCCACGGCGTCCTATCGGGTGCGCATCGCGCTGGCACTCAAGGGCCTGGCGTTCACCGCGCTGCCGGTCAACCTGCTGGTACCCAAGGGCGGCGCCAATCGCCAGCCCGAATACCTGGCGATCAACCCGCAGGGCCGTGTCCCGGCTTTGCGCACCGATGAAGGTGAGCTGCTGATCCAGTCGCCGGCGATCATCGAGTACCTGGATGAACGTTATCCACAGCCCGCGCTACTGGCCGAGGACCTGGCGACCCGCGCCCATGAGCGCGCGGTGGCCGCGATCATCGGCTGTGATATTCACCCGCTGCACAACTCCAGCACCCAGAACCTGTTGCGCCAGTGGGGGCATGACGAAGCGCAGTTGCTGGAATGGATCGGGCATTGGATCAGCCTGGGCCTGGGCGCCGTTGAGCAATTAATTGGCGACCAGGGTTACTGCTTTGGCGAGCAGCCTGGCTTGGCGGATACCTTCCTGATCCCTCAGTTGTACGCGGCGGAGCGCTTCAAGGTGGCACTGGACAACTATCCACGGATCCTGCGTGTCGCGGCCTTGGCAGCCAAACATCCTGCGTTCATCCAGGCCCACCCCTCCAACCAACCTGACACCCCCCTAACCCCTGTAGGAGCCGGCTTGCCTGCGATGGCCATAAGTATCTACACAACTTTCACAAACTGATGAACTCCCCCGTGGCGAGCGGGCTTGTCCCGCGCTGGGCTGCGAAGCAGCCTCAATAAGCCCGCCGCGTTTCTTCATATAAACCGCGATAGGCGGGTTTAGGGCTGCTTCGCAGCCCAGCGCGGGACAAGCCCGCTCGCCACAACTGCGCTATATGCCTGGATCTAGGCGTTGCGGCAAAGTTGTGTAGATACCGATGCTGCGATGGCAGTGTGTCAGTCAATATTCCTATGGCTGATACACCGCCATCGCAGGCAAGCCAGCTCCTACAAGTGATACCCATAAAAACAAAATAGGTACCTTGCGATGCACAATCAGATTGCCAGCTTTCGCGCGGCACTCGACGCCCGTCCGGTGTCGCGCTATCAGCGGTTGATTCTTCTGTTGTTGGCGTTGTTGCTGGTGACCGATGGCTACGATGCCCAGGTGCTGGGTTATGTAGTGCCGGCACTGGCCCAGGACTGGGGCCTGGAAAAAGCCGCCTTCGGCCCAGTATTCAGTGCCAACCTGCTGGGGCTGACCCTTGGCTCCCTGGCGGTGACGCCCTTGGCGGATCGCTTTGGCGTGCGCCGTATTTTGCTCGCTTGCGTGCTGATCTACGCCAGTCTCACGGTGTTGATGGTGTTCGCCAATTCCCTCGAAACGCTGATGGTCGCGCGTTTTATCTGCGGTATTGGCATGGGCGGCGCGATGCCCAGTGCCATGGCCTTGATGTCGGAGTATTCGCCACCGCGCATGCGCACCCTGATGGTGACGTTGGCGGCCTGTGGCTTCTCGTTCGGCGGGGCGGCGGGTGGTTTTGTCGCGGCGGGCTTTATCGACAGCTTCGGCTGGCAGGCGGTGTTTCTCGCAGGTGGCGTGACGCCATTGCTGTTGTTCCCGTTTCTGGCATGGCTGCTGCCTGAGTCCTTACCACGTTTGTTGCGCGATGCGCCGCCCTATGCGCGCCTGCAAAAAGTCACGGCGCGCATGCTGCCAGGCTGGCAGGCACCGGCGGCCAGCGAAGAGCAGAATCGCCAGGAACAGGGCAGCAAACTGACGGTGGTGGAGTTGTTCCGCAATGGTTATGCGCGGCCAACGTTGCTGATCTGGTCGACCTTTTTCGTCAGCCTAATCCTGCTGTATTTCATGATCAGTTGGTTGCCGTCACTGTTGCTGGAAAGTGGCATGGCCTTGAATAAAGCCAACCTGGTGACTTCGATGTTCCTGTTCGCCGGCACCTTGGGCGCGATTGGCATGGCCTGGTTTGCCGACCGCCTGAAAAGCAAAGTGCGCTTGCTCTCGGGTGTGCTGGCGGCCGCAGCGGTGTGCACGATTCTGCTGGGGCTCAATCACGACAACCCGCATTACCTGGTGGCGTTTGTGTTTGCGGCGGGCTTTTGCATCATCGGTGGCCAGTTGACCCTCAATGCCTTTGCCAGCAACTTCTATCCAGCCCATGTGCGGGCCACGGGCACGGGGTGGGCGTTGGGTGTCGGGCGCTTTGGTTCGATCCTGGGGCCGCTGTTTGGCAGCATGCTGCTGGCGATGCATGTCCCGGTGCAGCAGATTTTCTTCTTCTGCGCGATTCCGGCGGTGATTGCTGCGTTGTTGATCATTCAGGTGCGTTCGCCCGGGGCCACGACGCCAAAAGATTCACTGCGTGGCGATATCCTCAAAACCTGAAGAGCACCATGCTTACCTGGGGGGCTGTCGAGCCCCGGCGAGGCTGCGATGGGGGTGATGCGGTTTAACGGTCGGCCCCCTTCAATGCACCACCGCGCCAGGTGGCAGGTGGCCCAGGCGTTCAGTCAGGCGCAGCCGCTGCACCGGGTCTTCACTGAGCAACAGCGCATGCTCAAGATCGAAGCGCTCGGCATTCGGGCAATCCAGATGCTTGTACAGACTGGCCCTCGCCAGATAGTCAGCGGCATTGGCGTCGCCCAGTTCCAGCACCCGTTCGGCATCGATCAGCGCAGCCAGGTGATTGTCATTGGCCACGTGCAGTTGCCGCAGGTTGCGCGACAGCCGTTGCAGGATCAGCCGCGGCTCGGCGCTGCGCAAGTGTTCGGCTTGCAGCTTGAGATTGGGGCCGTACTGACGTTGCAGCAATTCGCGGCAGTCGTTGGGGTACAGCCGCCGCCCGCCACAAGGATCGAGCAAATGATCGGCACCGCTCACCCGTAGCAGGAAATGCCCCGGAAAGTTGACCCCAGCCATGGGAATTCCCAGGCGCCGCGCCAACTCCAGGGCAATCAGACCCAGGGCCAGGGGTTGCCCGCGTCGGCGCTGCAACACCTTGTCCAACAGTGCGGCGGCGGGGCGCAAGGGGGTGAAATCGTCCTGGGCGAACCCCAGGTCGTTCATTATCCGCAGCAACGGCTGGCCCAACTCATCGGCCGGCAGCAGCGGCATGGCAAGGCTGACCTGCTGATGCAGCACCGCGAAGTCAGCCAGGATTACCCGTGGCTCCACAGCAGGGTCATGCTCGGCGGCGATCCATAAGGCGGCCTCGAACAGCGCCGGAGGCGAGCGGTGCAGACAGTCGAAAAAGGCTTGGCGGGGATTCATTGCATTCTCCGTCGGATGTCCCGTTTTAGCCTTGCCGAGAACTTTCGTCCAGTTTCTTAGGACCAGGCCTACTTGGTTATGTCGCAAATCCTGTAATTACGGGCTGCTTATTCCTGCTCGCTCCGGCAACCTTTTCCCGGCGGCCTATACTTGGCGACTACAAGTAGTCATTCGGGAGCTTGACGATGTTTGCTCTCATGCACAGCACCCGCCTTGAATCCCTACACCTGAGCGTTGACCCGGTGACCGGGTTGAAGGCGGTCATTGCCATTCACAGCAGTCGCCTGGGGCCGGCCCTGGGTGGCTGTCGCTACCTGGCCTATCCCGACGACGAAAGCGCTGTGGCCGACGCCGCACGCCTGGCCCAGGGCATGAGCTACAAAGCGGCGCTGGCCGGCTTGCCAGTGGGCGGCGGCAACGCGGTGATCATCCGTCCCGCCCATGTGGAAAGCCGCGCCGCGCTGTTCGAAGCCTTCGGCCGATGTATCGAGCAACTCGATGGCCGCTACATCACCGCCATCGACAGCGGCACCTCCGTGGCCGACATGGACTGCATCGCCCAGCACACACGTTTTGTCACCAGCACCACTGCCGCCGGCGACCCGTCGCCCCACGCGGCCATGGGCGTATTCGCCGGCATCCGCACCGCCGCCATGGCCCGCCTGGGCAGCGACAACCTGGAGGGCCTGCGCGTGGCAATCCAGGGCCTGGGCAACGTCGGCTACGCCCTGGCCGAACAACTGCACGCCGCTGGCGCCGAGTTACTGGTCAGCGATATCGACCCTGGCAAAGTGCAACTGGCCATGGAGCAACTGGGCGCCCACCCGATTGCCAACGACGCCTTACTCAGCACCCCGTGCGACATCCTCGCGCCCTGCGGCCTGGGCGCGGTGCTCAATCGCCAGAGCGTCGCCCAACTGCGCTGCGCCGCCGTGGCCGGCTCGGCCAGTGCGCAACTGACCCACCTGCAAGTGGCCGACCAGTTGGAGGCACGTGGCATCCTCTACGCACCGGATTACGTGATCAACTCCGGTGGCCTGATCTACGTCGCCCTCAAGCATAGTGGCGCGGACCTGGCGACTATCACCGCACACCTGTCCAACATCGGTACACGGCTGACCGAAATCTTCGCCCACGCCCAAGCCGAAAAACGCTCACCCGCGCGGGTCGCCGATGAACTGGCCGAGCGCCTGCTGTACGCCTAGCACTTATTAAAAAGGCCCTGAATCATCGATTCAGGGCCTGTTCAATTCGGGCTTTATTCCGCCGCGGGGTTCAGCAGTTCGGACAAC
The Pseudomonas hygromyciniae genome window above contains:
- a CDS encoding MFS transporter produces the protein MHNQIASFRAALDARPVSRYQRLILLLLALLLVTDGYDAQVLGYVVPALAQDWGLEKAAFGPVFSANLLGLTLGSLAVTPLADRFGVRRILLACVLIYASLTVLMVFANSLETLMVARFICGIGMGGAMPSAMALMSEYSPPRMRTLMVTLAACGFSFGGAAGGFVAAGFIDSFGWQAVFLAGGVTPLLLFPFLAWLLPESLPRLLRDAPPYARLQKVTARMLPGWQAPAASEEQNRQEQGSKLTVVELFRNGYARPTLLIWSTFFVSLILLYFMISWLPSLLLESGMALNKANLVTSMFLFAGTLGAIGMAWFADRLKSKVRLLSGVLAAAAVCTILLGLNHDNPHYLVAFVFAAGFCIIGGQLTLNAFASNFYPAHVRATGTGWALGVGRFGSILGPLFGSMLLAMHVPVQQIFFFCAIPAVIAALLIIQVRSPGATTPKDSLRGDILKT
- a CDS encoding Leu/Phe/Val dehydrogenase, encoding MFALMHSTRLESLHLSVDPVTGLKAVIAIHSSRLGPALGGCRYLAYPDDESAVADAARLAQGMSYKAALAGLPVGGGNAVIIRPAHVESRAALFEAFGRCIEQLDGRYITAIDSGTSVADMDCIAQHTRFVTSTTAAGDPSPHAAMGVFAGIRTAAMARLGSDNLEGLRVAIQGLGNVGYALAEQLHAAGAELLVSDIDPGKVQLAMEQLGAHPIANDALLSTPCDILAPCGLGAVLNRQSVAQLRCAAVAGSASAQLTHLQVADQLEARGILYAPDYVINSGGLIYVALKHSGADLATITAHLSNIGTRLTEIFAHAQAEKRSPARVADELAERLLYA
- a CDS encoding SirB1 family protein; translated protein: MNPRQAFFDCLHRSPPALFEAALWIAAEHDPAVEPRVILADFAVLHQQVSLAMPLLPADELGQPLLRIMNDLGFAQDDFTPLRPAAALLDKVLQRRRGQPLALGLIALELARRLGIPMAGVNFPGHFLLRVSGADHLLDPCGGRRLYPNDCRELLQRQYGPNLKLQAEHLRSAEPRLILQRLSRNLRQLHVANDNHLAALIDAERVLELGDANAADYLARASLYKHLDCPNAERFDLEHALLLSEDPVQRLRLTERLGHLPPGAVVH
- the maiA gene encoding maleylacetoacetate isomerase, which produces MELYTYYRSTASYRVRIALALKGLAFTALPVNLLVPKGGANRQPEYLAINPQGRVPALRTDEGELLIQSPAIIEYLDERYPQPALLAEDLATRAHERAVAAIIGCDIHPLHNSSTQNLLRQWGHDEAQLLEWIGHWISLGLGAVEQLIGDQGYCFGEQPGLADTFLIPQLYAAERFKVALDNYPRILRVAALAAKHPAFIQAHPSNQPDTPLTPVGAGLPAMAISIYTTFTN